TCTGGGGGGGATTGGGTAGGGGGctttgagggggggggggcttgTGGGGGGGAGGATCTGCATTTTAGGGGGGGGTCTGCATTTTAGGGGGGGGTCTGCATTTTAGGGGGGGTATGAACTTTGGGGGGGGCTCCACAAATTTTCGGCTgtgcgcccccccccccccaaaggaTCCCCCCCCAAGGATCCTCCCCAGGTCCGttccttcctctgcctttgtCACCCAGAGGGGGTTGGGGGCTTTGGGGAGAGGCTttgaagggtctggaagggtctgggggggtcccaatttttttgagggggggttACTAATTTTAGGGTGCCCCCCccggccccctccccccccgcagGTCTCTCATTTCCCCTTCGATTGGCAAAACTGTTCCCTGGTTTTCCGCTCTGCCTCCTACGACCCTGAGGAGCTTCGGCTGCTGCCGCTGGGGGGGGGGCCCGGGGGGGGACCCCCAGGTGACCCTGACCCCTGACTACCAGGGTGAGGGGGGGGCAAGGGGGGGACCCCCAAGTGACCCTGACCCCTGACTACCAGGGTGAGGGGGGGGGCAAGGGGGGGACCCCCAAGTGACCCTGACCCCTGACTACCagggtgagggggggggaaagtgaGGGGGGGGGCCGGGGACGTGCATGGGGATTGGGGGAGGGAAGtgttcggggggggggggtcccaaGGGAGCTTTgcagaaggatttgggggtcccgCGGGGGCTCTGGGTGGGCATTGGGGCTCCCACGGGAGGTctgggtgggcactgggggTCCCGCGGGGGCTCTGGGTGGGCATTGGGGCTCCCACGGGAGGTCTGGGTGGGCACTGGGGCTCCCACGGGAGGTCTGGGTGGGCACCGCAGGTTCCCGCGGGGGCTTCGCAGGAAGCTTTGGGTGCCcggggggtgtggggtgtgggTGGGTGGCACCGCAGGGGCAGCCCACGAGCGGGTGTGCCCCCCGCAGGCAGCGGGCAGTGGGAGCTGTGGCACCGCTCGGGGCGTGCCCAGCCCGGGCCGTGCCCGCGGGACCTCAGCTTCTTCTTGGTGCTGCGCCGCAAACCTCTCTTCTACCTGGCGAACGTCCTGGTGCCCTGCGTGCTCGTGCCCCTGCTGGCACTCGGCGTCTTCTACCTGCCCCCCGAGGCCGGTGCGGGCACCGCGGGGTGGGGCGGGGGTGGGCACcgaggggctggcagctggggtgGGCATAGAAGGTTGGGCACTGAGGGGTTGGCACCGAGGGGTTAGCACCAGGGATTTgcaccagagctgggcacagaggggttGGCACCAGGGATTTGCATGAGGGATGGGCACCAGGGTTGGACACCGAGAGGTTGGGCACAGATAGATTGGCACAGAGAGGTCAGCAGCAGGGTtgggcactgaggggctggCATAAGGGATGGGCACTGAGAGGCTGGGCACAGATGGGTTGGCACAGAGGGGTTGGCACCAGGGTtgggcactgaggggctggCATAAGTGATGGGCACTGAGAGGCTGGGCACAGATGGGTTGGCACAGAGGGGTCAGCGTCACGGTTGGGCACAGATGGATTGGCACAGAGGAGTCAGCAGCAGGGTtgggcactgaggggctggCATAAGGGATGGGCACTGAGAGGCTGGGCACAGATGGATTGGCACAGAGGGGTTGGCACCACGGTTGGGCACAGATGGACTAGCACAGAGGGGTCGGCACCAGGGTtgggcactgaggggctgggcACAGAAGCTTGGGCACAGAGAGGTCGGCACCAGAGCATCTGGCGCAAGGGTTGTGCCCCTCTTGGCACCGCCGCCTTGCCCTCGGGCCTTGGCACCAGCCCGCGCCGTGCCCCCCGCAGGGGAGAAGATGTCGCTGGCGCTGTTCGCGCTGCTGACCCTCACcgtgttcctgctgctgctggcggaCAAGgtccctgccacctccctggcagtgcCACTCATCGGCCGCTACCTGACTGGCACCCTGGTGCTGCTCACCCTCTGCGTGGTGCTCAGCGTGGGCGTCCTCAACCTGCACCACCGCTCCCCGGCCACGCACAGCCTGCCCCGCTGGGCGCAGGGGGTGAGGACCCCTCCCCACATtcaccccctggcacccccagagCCCACCGCGACCTCTTGGGTCCCCCCAGACGCCCCCTGACCCCTGTGCCCCCCCACGGGAGGGTGGGAGGCACAGGGTGGGCGTGTCCGAGACCCTCCCCACATTTCGGGGCTGTTGGGGGGGGTCCCTACCCCTCCCCAAAACAttttcccccccccagctcttccTCCAGCGCCTCCCCCCGCTGCTGGGGCTGcgcccccccccgccgccccccgcccTGCCCGCGCTGCCCGCGCTGGGGGCGCTCCCTGGGGCGCCCTCTCGTGGCGCGGATGAGTATTTCCTCCGGAGACCTCCGCACCCCTTCGGGATGGGGGGGCCCGAGgctgcctcccccccccacgCCTGGGGACCCCCtggacccccaccccccccccgagCTGCGCGAGGCGGCGGCCGCCGTTGATGTCATCGCCCGGGGGCTGCGCGAGCAAAGGAGGCGGCAGGAGGTGAGCGACCCCCCCCCGGACGGACCCCCCCGTGCGACCCCTCCCCACGCAGCCTCCCGTGCCCCTCGTGTCGGCCAGCCCCAGACGTGCCCCTgtgtgccccctgcccccttcGTGTGCCCCCCCCCGGTCCCCTCATGCCCCTCGCGGGACCCTCTTGTGCCCCTCGTGGGACCCTCGTGTCGGCAAGCCCCAGACGTGCCCCTGTGTGCCCCCTTCTGTGCCCCCCTCATGCCCCTCGTGGGACTCTCTTGTGCCTCTCCTGTGGTCATTGTGCAGCCCTCGGGTGCCCACTgtgtgccccctgccccctttGCGTGCCCCCTCGGTGCCCACGTGGGCCCCTCCTGCGCCCCGCCGGTGCCAGGCGCGGTGCCAGGCGCGGTGCCAGGCGCGGTGCCCCCCacgcaggagcagcagggctggcagttgGTGGCGCTGGCCGTGGACAGGCTCTTCCTGggcaccttcctgctgctgaccgggggctgtgtgctgggcaccGGCCTGGACGCTGCCCTGCACCGCCCCCCCGCGACCCCCTTCCCCTGAGCCCCCCTCCggaacccccaaacccctcctgaCCCCTTCCCCTGACCCCCCCGGCTCCCGggacccccaaacccctcctgacccccccgACCCTGaccccccaaacccctcctgtccccagccccGACCCTGACTCCCCCCACCGggacccccaaacccctcctgaCCCCTTCCCCTGACCCCCCCGGCTCCCGggacccccaaacccctcctgacccccccgACCCTGaccccccaaacccctcctgccccctgccccgacccctccctgctcctgggacccccaaacccctcctgtCCCCAGACCCGACCCTGATCCCCTCTCCCCCCGGGacccccaaccccctcctgtccccagccccGACTTCCCCCTCCAGGaccccccaaacccctcctgaccccagccCGGACCCCGCCCCTGCCCCCGGGATCCCCaaacccctcctgccccctgccccttgggaccccccccaccccccaaattCCTGGCCCCACCCTCGCCAAAAATCAGCCAATGAAAGCACAAACTTTGTGTCACGTGTCGAGGGGGTGGGGCCCGGGAATTGGGGGGGGGGCTTAGGGACTGGGGGGGAGAACAGAAATTAAGGGGGGGGCTCAGGGACTTGGGGGGGACACAGAAATTAAGGAGGGGGCTCAGGGACTGGGGGGGGACACAGAAATTAaggggggggcacaggggtCTGAGAACCGAAGCagagtggggctggggggggtcaATCTCACAACGCCCTGCTCCGAGTGGGGGGATAAATCCCACAATGCCCCGCGTCGAGAGGGGGGATAAACCCCACAATGCACCGCGGCTCCTCCCGCCCCTATCTCCATAGCAATCGCTCGGGGGCGGAGCCGGCGGGTAAGAGCTGGAAGGTGATTGGCTGTGGGCCCTGCCCGCTGATGACGTCACCGCCCATGCCgcgccccctccccgcccctctCTGCGTGCGTGACGCACCCTGATGACGCCATCGGGCGGCGCCGGCGGCCgcggggaggcggcggcggctgaGGGAGCCCCGGGGTGAGCTGGGACCCCCCCGGGGTGTTGGGGTCTGCCCCCGGGGGGGTCGGGACCCCCCTTGCCCACCCCCGTCCGTCCTAGGAATCTTCTCGGGGGGGGTGGAACCGGGATCGGGGGGGGGCAACTGGGACCGTTAGAGGGGAACTGGGGTCTTGGGGGGGGAGTTGGGGCCTGGGGGGCGGCTGGAGCCTGGGGGGGGCAGTCcgtgtggggagggggcagtgggggTCTGGGGGGGTTAACTGGGGCCTGGGAGGGGCAGTCcgtgtggggagggggcagtgggggTCTGGGGGGGTTAACTGGGGCCTGGGAGGGGCAGTCcgtgtggggagggggcagtgggggTCTGGGGGGGTTAACTGGGGTCTGGGGGGGGCAGTCGGTGTGGGGAAGGGGCCGTGGGGGTCTGGGGGGATGGCTGACTGGGATCTGGGGGGGCTAACCGGGGCCAGGGGGGCACTGTTATCTGGGGGTGTTAATAGGGTCTGGGGGGGGTTAATAGGGTCTGGGGGGGTCTCACCGGtgtctctccccctccccagccaatGAAGGAGGCTCTGGCAGCTCGGcagctctgggggggggggccaGGAGGACCTCGCCATttcctgcccccccctccccatgaTCCCCCCGAGGACCCCCCCCCCTACCCTTTCCCACCCTCCCCTTTCCTGGGGAGGGGTCCCAGTAGGGACCCCTCCCTcgctttatttcccccccccttcctgggGCCCCTCCCCTCGTGTTGAttccgaggaggaggaggaggaagaagaagtaaaacgagggggggctggaagggggaggggagggcccGGAAAAGTAGGGGGGACTCAAAAATGGACCCCTCCTAAATGGAGACCCCCCCTGAGGGGGCTTTTTATGCCCCCCCCGCGCCGGAGACCCCTCCCCAAACGCAGGCTTCGAGCACTCAGGGCCCTGAGGATGCTGCTGAGGGGGGGGGGCCCTTGGAGCTTCCCTTTGAAACGGGGGGGGGCCCTGCGAAGGAGACCCTCCCGGAagcgacccccccccccctttgtcTCCCGAGGAGCAAGAAAAGGGGGGGGCAGACCCCCAGACTCCCCCCCCAGAGGAAGATTTGCCTCCCCCGCCTCTGGCTGaaccccccttccccccccctttatttGGGGAgttggaggaggggggggaacacCCCCTAAATAATGAGGGGGGGGCGCTGATGGGGACCCCCCCAGGGCTCGATGGGGGAGAAGGTGAGTGAAGGGCCGGGGGGGAGTGGCTTGGGGGGGGTGACCCAAACtgccttggggggggggggcactttGGGGGGGAGTGGATCTTAAATTTCGGGGGGGGGCTCAGGTCTGGGGGAGGGTCCCCAGGTTCATGTTGGGGGGTGCATTATGGGGGGGTTAAGCTGTCCTAGACCCCCTCCCAGGCCCTTTTTGTGGGGTCCGGGGGGGGGAGTTGGGCTGAAGGACTGGGGGGGGCAACatggggggggatggggggagggggctccagaactggggggggggggttggagcctAAATGCTTTTGTGCCTCCTTTCAGGCCCCCTCCCCAAtggctttggggggggggggggcagccccctgcagcccccccgAAGCTGCCATCTTGATCAGCAACGTTTGCAGCATGGGGGGAGGCACTGAAGGACCTCCCCCGACAGgcactcccccacccccccaaattCGAGGAGCGGGTCCCCAAAATAGCCCCCCCCTGAGAGAGGAACACGTCAGCTGCGTGCAGAGTAAATATGGGGGGGGgctttgggggggggaaggaaatggGGGGGGGGTCTTTGGCGGGGGGGAGGTTTGGGCGCGGGGCGGGGCTCAAGGTTTGGGCcctttggggggggttgggtctgttttggggggagggtctgggggggtTTGGGCTGTGAGCCCTCAGTAGGGATCAGAGTGAGCAACCTGCAGGGACCTCGGGGCAGCTccggggggggggttggggccACCTTGGGGTCATTTGGGGCCACCTTGGGGTCATTTGGGGTCACCTTGGGTCATTTGGGACTAGCTTGGGGTCATTTGAGGTCTCTTTGGGGTCATTTGGGGCCACTTTGGGGTCATTTTAAGCATTTTGAGGTAGATTTTTGGGGTTCTTTTGGGTTCTTTAGGGTCGTTTTGGGCTGTTTTGGGGTCCCTTGTGGGCATTTTAGGTCATTTTGGGTCCTTTTAGTGCATTTTGGGGTCCTTTGGGGGCGTTTTGGGGTCGATTTTGGGTGTCTGTGGGCATTTTAGGGTCCTTTTAGGTTCTTTTTGGTCCTGTTACGGCATTTTGGGGTCTATTTGGAGTGATTTTGGGGTCTTTTTGTAGCATTTTGGGGTCATTGTGAGCATtttggggtcagttttgggtgTTtgtgggtcagttttgggcGTTTTGGGGACCCTTTGAatgttttttttgtcctttgtgGGCATTTTGGGGTCAGATTTGGGCATTTTGGGGACCTTTTGAGTCCTTTTTGGTCCTTTGTGGGCGTTCTGGGGTCGGTTTTGGGCGTTCTGGGGTCGGTTTTGGGCGttctgggctcagttttggccGTTCTGGGGTCGGTTTTGGGCGttctgggctcagttttggccGTTCTGGGGTCGGTTTTGGGCGttctgggctcagttttggccGTTCTGGGGTCGGTTTTGGGCGttctgggctcagttttggccGTTCTGGGGTGGGCTGTGGGCCCTGAGCCCCGAGCAGGGCCCAGAGTGAGCTCCCTGCAGGCATCCTGGACGAGTTCCTGCAGGCCTACGGCAGCCTCATCCCGGTCAGCGCCGATGAGGTGGTGGAGAAGCTGGAGGACATCTTCCAGCAGGAGTTCAGCACCCCCCAGAGGTGGGCTGGGGGCCgggggggctggggcagggcttggGGTGCATCTGGGCAAGTTTTGAGGTAGTTTGGGGCCAGTTCAGGTTGGGGTTTGGAGGccttttgggggtgggtttggggCTCCCCCCTGGACTGGattgttttggggggggaggtccCAGGGTGGGGTTTGGGGGTTCTGAGTTGGACTTTAGGGGTCCCAGGAGGGTTTTTGGGGGTTCTGGGGTGTTCTGGGCTGCTTTTGGGGGTCCCAGAAGGGTTTCTGGGGGTCctgggttggttttgggggtCCCAGGAGGGGTTTTGGTGGTCCTGGGCTGCTTTTGGGGCTCCCAGGAGGGTCTTTGTGGGTCCTGGGCCGGGTCTGGGGCATGGGGGGGGCTGGGCCGGgtctggaggagctgggctgggtctGGGCTGGGTCTGGGCTGGGTCTGGAGGGTCTGGGGCCGCCGGGGGGGGCGCGGCGGGCGCTGACGCCCCCTGCAGGCGCGGCTCGGTGCAGCAGCTGATGCAGTCGTACCAGAGGCTCCCTGGCAATGCTCTGCTCCGCGGCTTCCGCGTCAGCTACAAGCGCCACGTCCTGACCATGGATGACCTCCAGACCCTCTATGGCCCCAACTGGCTCAACGACCAGGTCTGACCAGGCCTCCCCAGGGCCGCGGGGGGGGTCCCCAGGGGGTTTGGGGAGGCTTCAGGGTGGTTGTGGGGGACTCCGGGGGGTCCTGGAGGGGATGGGGTCAGACTATCCTCATCTAGTACCTAAGGTGAGGGGATGtaggggggctggggggacaCTGAAGGGACATGGAAGGGGTTTGGGAGGGTCCTGTGGGGATTTGGGCTGTCTGGGGGGGCTTTGGGGTGTGCttggagacctccaggatcacttTGGGGGGGGAGTCCTGACTCCCTCCTGGCCCCCCCCAGGTGATGAACATGTACGGGGACCTGGTGATGGACGCAGTGCCCGACAAGGTGGGTGTGACTTGTGCCCTGAAGCCCCTCCCCTCGCCTGGGCGTGGCTGGGGGCGGGTCCCCACATTCAGAGGAGGCCTCAAACTCAAGACCCTCCCCCAAAATCctgcccccccctgcccccccaggTGCATTTCTTCAACAGCTTCTTCTACGACAAGCTGCGGACCAGAGGCTATGAGGGGGTCCAGCGCTGGACCAAGAACGTGAGGGGGGGGCTAAAGGGGGCGGGGCTGGAGGGTGGGGCCGCGGGGGGCGGGGCTTACAGA
The genomic region above belongs to Pogoniulus pusillus isolate bPogPus1 unplaced genomic scaffold, bPogPus1.pri scaffold_102_arrow_ctg1, whole genome shotgun sequence and contains:
- the LOC135173854 gene encoding LOW QUALITY PROTEIN: acetylcholine receptor subunit beta-like (The sequence of the model RefSeq protein was modified relative to this genomic sequence to represent the inferred CDS: deleted 1 base in 1 codon) codes for the protein MIGILAPPTAGWDTPPAPSPNKHQFTPSPCIPPPNFVLFPPPLPPAALFWGGVSPLAPPAGERLLGALLARYRTEVRPGGGPGGGPVLVRLGLELAQLVSLDEKNEELVTKVYLNLSWHDPRLRWDPRAEGGLRELRVGAERLWVPDVGLENNNDGEFGVSLGVRAVVTWEGSVRWRPPALYRSRCPIRVSHFPFDWQNCSLVFRSASYDPEELRLLPLGGGPGGGPPGDPDPWGSPRAGVPPAGSGQWELWHRSGRAQPGPCPRDLSFFLVLRRKPLFYLANVLVPCVLVPLLALGVFYLPPEAGEKMSLALFALLTLTVFLLLLADKVPATSLAVPLIGRYLTGTLVLLTLCVVLSVGVLNLHHRSPATHSLPRWAQGLFLQRLPPLLGLRPPPPPPALPALPALGALPGAPSRGADEYFLRRPPHPFGMGGPRLPPPPTPGDPLDPHPPPELREAAAAVDVIARGLREQRRRQEVSDPPPDGPPRATPPHAASRAPRVGQPQTCPCVPPAPFVCPPPVPSCPSRDPLVPLVGPSCRQAPDVPLCAPFCAPLMPLVGLSCASPVVIVQPSGAHCVPPAPFACPLGAHVGPSCAPPVPGAVPGAVPGAVPPTQEQQGWQLVALAVDRLFLGTFLLLTGGCVLGTGLDAALHRPPATPFP
- the SENP3 gene encoding sentrin-specific protease 3 → MGEKAPSPMALGGGGAAPCSPPEAAILISNVCSMGGGTEGPPPTGTPPPPQIRGAGPQNSPPLREEHVSCVQSILDEFLQAYGSLIPVSADEVVEKLEDIFQQEFSTPQRRGSVQQLMQSYQRLPGNALLRGFRVSYKRHVLTMDDLQTLYGPNWLNDQVMNMYGDLVMDAVPDKVHFFNSFFYDKLRTRGYEGVQRWTKNVDIFGKQLLLIPIHLEVHWSLVAVDVGRRRITYFDSQRTLNRRCPKHICRYLQAEAERRQRPDFSRGWRGAFKMNVARQNNDSDCGAFVLQYCKFLALGRPFSFTQQDMPQLRRLMYKELCHCKLAL